A window of Zingiber officinale cultivar Zhangliang chromosome 5A, Zo_v1.1, whole genome shotgun sequence contains these coding sequences:
- the LOC121982345 gene encoding GDSL esterase/lipase At5g45670-like → MARWPVLLLLVVVLLLVSSPAGTVAVRQVPCYFIFGDSLVDNGNNNGMATLAIANYLPYGIDFPGGGPSGRFSNGLTTVDVIASLLGFDDFIPAYADASGQALLAGVNFASAAAGIREETGRQLGGRIPFSGQLQNYQQAVEQMVNLLGDEHSAATHLSKCIFTVGMGSNDYLNNYFMPAFYSTGQEFSPEEFADDLVRQYTQQLKTLYDYGARKVALIGLGRIGCSPNELARGSTNGVACIDQIDGAVRLFNAKLVGLVDQFNTLDGAHFTYINAFGIFDDVLRNSSTYGLRVTNRGCCGVGRNNGQITCLPYQAPCTNRHEYLFWDAFHPSEAANIIFARRNYRAQSPADCYPMDISTLARI, encoded by the exons ATGGCGAGGTGGCCGGTGCTGCTGCTTCTGGTGGTCGTGCTGCTTTTAGTGTCGTCGCCAGCGGGGACGGTGGCGGTGCGGCAAGTGCCGTGCTACTTCATCTTCGGCGACTCTCTGGTGGACAACGGCAACAACAACGGCATGGCGACGCTGGCTATCGCCAACTACCTGCCCTACGGCATCGATTTCCCCGGCGGCGGACCCAGCGGCCGCTTCAGTAACGGCTTGACCACCGTCGACGTTATTG CTTCTCTGTTGGGGTTTGATGACTTCATTCCTGCTTATGCCGACGCAAGCGGCCAAGCCCTGCTCGCCGGCGTCAATTTTGCCTCCGCCGCCGCCGGAATCAGGGAGGAAACTGGCCGGCAACTG GGAGGTAGAATTCCCTTCAGCGGGCAGCTGCAGAACTACCAGCAGGCGGTGGAGCAGATGGTGAACCTGCTCGGCGACGAACACTCCGCCGCAACTCACCTCAGTAAATGCATCTTCACCGTCGGCATGGGCAGCAATGACTACCTCAACAACTACTTCATGCCCGCGTTCTACTCCACCGGCCAAGAGTTCTCGCCGGAGGAGTTCGCCGACGACCTCGTCCGCCAATACACTCAGCAGCTCAAA ACTCTGTACGACTACGGGGCGAGGAAGGTGGCGCTGATCGGGCTGGGACGGATCGGGTGCAGCCCCAACGAGCTGGCCCGCGGCAGCACCAACGGCGTCGCTTGCATCGACCAGATTGACGGCGCCGTGCGGCTCTTCAACGCCAAGCTCGTCGGCCTGGTCGACCAGTTCAATACCTTGGACGGCGCGCACTTCACGTACATCAACGCCTTCGGCATCTTCGACGACGTCCTGAGGAACTCCTCCACTTACG GATTGAGGGTGACGAACAGGGGATGCTGCGGGGTGGGGAGGAACAATGGGCAGATCACCTGCTTGCCGTACCAGGCGCCGTGCACCAACCGGCACGAGTATCTCTTCTGGGACGCGTTCCATCCGTCGGAGGCGGCCAACATTATCTTTGCCCGGAGGAACTACCGAGCTCAGTCACCGGCGGACTGCTACCCCATGGACATTAGCACCCTTGCAAGGATATGA